The following are encoded together in the Arcobacter aquimarinus genome:
- a CDS encoding acetate/propionate family kinase: MLVFVLNAGSSSLKYQLINAKTGELKASGLVERIGIDGILKHEIGENKKLTFELPIPTHKEAIELVLRILTNDETKVINSITEIEAIGHRVVHGGEYFKQSIIVNEEVIKKIEELIPLAPLHNPANILGIKICKQLMPNVPNVATFDTAFHQTMPEENFLYAVPYSDYTEYHLRKYGFHGTSHYYVSNEAIKILNKKDSKIIVCHLGNGSSVCAVKDGKSINTSMGLTPLEGLIMGTRSGDIDAGVIPYLMEKKGLDTHQIINYLNKKSGILGVSGVSSDLREVIKASNDGDKRSKIAIEMLCGRIKKYLCSYAGLMHGVDAICFTAGIGENSDLIREKVCQGLDFMGIEIDTEKNKGRFTQIKEINKESSKTKIFVIPTNEELVIAKDTFNLIKKS, from the coding sequence ATGTTAGTGTTTGTATTAAATGCTGGTTCATCATCTTTAAAATATCAACTAATAAATGCTAAAACAGGTGAATTAAAAGCTAGTGGACTAGTAGAAAGAATTGGTATCGATGGAATATTAAAACATGAAATAGGTGAAAATAAAAAATTAACTTTTGAATTACCTATTCCTACTCATAAAGAAGCTATTGAATTAGTATTAAGAATTTTAACAAATGATGAAACAAAAGTAATAAATTCTATAACAGAAATAGAAGCTATTGGACATAGAGTTGTGCATGGAGGGGAGTATTTTAAACAGTCAATTATAGTTAATGAAGAGGTTATAAAAAAAATTGAAGAATTAATCCCTCTTGCACCTTTACATAATCCAGCAAATATTTTAGGTATCAAAATATGTAAACAATTGATGCCAAATGTTCCAAATGTTGCAACTTTTGATACAGCATTTCATCAAACTATGCCAGAAGAAAACTTTTTATATGCCGTTCCTTATAGTGACTATACAGAATATCACTTAAGAAAATATGGATTTCATGGAACAAGTCATTATTATGTTTCAAATGAAGCAATAAAGATTTTAAATAAAAAAGATTCAAAAATTATAGTTTGCCATTTAGGAAATGGTTCTTCTGTTTGTGCTGTAAAAGATGGAAAATCAATAAACACTTCAATGGGATTAACTCCTCTTGAAGGATTAATCATGGGTACAAGAAGTGGAGATATTGATGCGGGTGTTATTCCTTATTTAATGGAAAAAAAAGGCTTAGATACTCATCAAATAATAAATTACTTAAATAAGAAATCTGGAATTTTAGGAGTTTCAGGAGTTAGTTCTGATTTAAGAGAAGTTATAAAAGCTTCTAATGATGGAGACAAAAGATCTAAAATAGCAATTGAAATGTTATGTGGAAGAATAAAAAAATATCTTTGCTCGTATGCTGGACTAATGCATGGAGTTGATGCTATATGTTTTACTGCTGGAATTGGAGAAAATTCTGATTTAATTAGAGAAAAAGTTTGTCAAGGCTTAGATTTTATGGGAATAGAAATTGATACTGAAAAAAATAAAGGTAGATTTACACAAATAAAAGAGATAAATAAAGAATCTTCAAAAACTAAAATATTTGTTATTCCTACAAATGAAGAGTTAGTAATCGCAAAAGATACTTTCAATCTAATCAAAAAATCTTAA
- a CDS encoding cation diffusion facilitator family transporter has protein sequence MNLKTEANLLKISIFSTIVLAIIGIIFGLLASSSTIIFDSIYGLIDAVMTTLALIVAKLIINSTSKDFVNSRLEKHFTMGFWHLEPIVLGVNGILLISAATYAFINAIDSFLLGGREILFGYAIIITLISIVIELSLGFYIKKANKTINSEFLTLDSISWLISASMSFGYLIAFGFGYFAMNTNLQWITPYIDPTILIIVTILVIPMPLKTVKKALADILLVTPSELKSHVDKVAQNIVNKYGFNSFRAYVARVGRGRQIELYFIVPKSWPPKKLEEWDLLRDEIEKELGKEDPDLWLTIVFTTDFEWAE, from the coding sequence ATGAATTTAAAAACAGAAGCTAATTTACTTAAAATTTCTATATTTAGCACCATTGTACTAGCAATTATTGGAATAATTTTTGGATTACTTGCTAGTTCATCGACTATTATTTTTGATAGTATTTATGGATTAATTGATGCAGTTATGACAACTCTAGCTTTAATTGTTGCAAAACTAATTATAAACTCTACTTCAAAAGATTTTGTTAATAGTAGGCTTGAAAAACATTTTACTATGGGCTTTTGGCATCTTGAACCAATCGTTTTAGGGGTTAATGGTATTTTATTAATTAGTGCTGCTACTTATGCTTTTATAAATGCTATTGATAGTTTTTTATTAGGTGGAAGAGAGATATTATTTGGTTACGCAATAATCATAACCTTAATATCAATTGTTATTGAACTTAGTCTAGGTTTTTATATCAAAAAAGCAAATAAAACTATAAATTCAGAATTTCTTACCCTCGATTCAATTAGTTGGTTAATTTCAGCTTCCATGTCATTTGGTTATCTTATTGCTTTTGGATTTGGATATTTTGCTATGAATACTAATCTTCAATGGATTACACCTTATATAGATCCAACTATTTTAATTATAGTTACAATATTAGTAATTCCTATGCCTTTAAAAACAGTAAAAAAAGCATTGGCTGATATTTTATTAGTTACTCCTTCTGAATTAAAATCTCACGTTGATAAAGTTGCACAAAATATAGTAAATAAATACGGATTTAATTCATTTAGAGCATATGTAGCAAGAGTAGGAAGAGGTAGACAAATAGAACTATATTTTATTGTTCCCAAAAGTTGGCCTCCTAAAAAATTAGAAGAATGGGATTTATTAAGAGATGAAATAGAAAAAGAACTAGGGAAAGAAGATCCTGACCTTTGGCTTACAATTGTATTTACTACTGATTTTGAATGGGCTGAGTAA
- a CDS encoding 3'-5' exonuclease, with amino-acid sequence MFRTIKNYFNKKNLKDEKYLFLFDKPMEDEYVCFDCETTGLNSKIDDIVSIGAVIIKNNTIVSSKKFVKFVKPKTKLQADAIKIHHIRECDLADAEDIDDVIEEFLEYIGNRTLVGYFLEFDIAMINKYLKPKLGIKLPNKTLEVSEIYHDYKIDVIPQSYIDLRFNTIMEDLEIPSLGKHDAYNDALMTSMIFIKLKNLPNVKIK; translated from the coding sequence ATGTTTAGAACTATAAAAAACTATTTTAATAAAAAAAATTTAAAAGATGAAAAATACTTATTTTTATTTGATAAACCAATGGAAGATGAATATGTTTGTTTCGATTGTGAAACAACTGGGCTAAACTCTAAAATTGATGATATTGTATCTATTGGTGCTGTTATAATAAAAAACAATACTATTGTTTCTAGTAAAAAATTTGTAAAATTTGTAAAACCAAAAACAAAATTACAAGCTGATGCTATAAAAATTCATCATATAAGAGAGTGTGATTTAGCAGATGCTGAAGATATTGATGATGTAATTGAAGAATTTTTAGAATATATTGGAAATAGAACTTTAGTAGGATATTTTTTAGAATTTGATATTGCGATGATAAATAAATATTTAAAACCTAAATTAGGAATTAAACTTCCAAATAAAACTCTTGAAGTCTCTGAAATTTATCATGATTATAAGATAGATGTTATTCCTCAAAGTTATATTGATTTAAGATTTAATACAATAATGGAAGATTTAGAAATACCAAGTCTAGGTAAACATGATGCTTATAATGATGCATTAATGACTTCAATGATTTTCATAAAATTAAAAAATTTACCAAATGTAAAAATAAAATAA